One genomic region from Spirulina subsalsa PCC 9445 encodes:
- a CDS encoding AAA family ATPase, translated as MKNSVRMNRIKPESNAFFADVESLKSKILLGKYLSFDGKDYLKMSDGRQVLLSNCSSGQQEALPLTLILESIPFFGRGLTGQSTYIEEPEAHLFPTAQKDIVDLIATVYNFRKDRIQFFITTHSPYILTAFNNLLQAGMLAKAAQKEQLKRITKIVPESRFLNPDEMAVYSLSNGTCNNIISSETGLIEAEVIDSVSQDLAIQFDNLLEIE; from the coding sequence GTGAAAAATTCTGTTAGAATGAATAGAATTAAACCTGAAAGCAATGCTTTTTTTGCTGATGTAGAATCGCTTAAAAGTAAGATATTGTTAGGAAAATATTTGAGTTTTGATGGTAAAGATTATTTGAAAATGAGTGATGGTCGTCAAGTTCTATTGTCTAACTGTTCTTCTGGACAACAAGAAGCTTTACCATTGACGCTGATTTTAGAAAGTATTCCCTTTTTTGGTCGTGGTTTAACAGGTCAGTCCACTTATATTGAAGAACCAGAAGCACATTTATTCCCAACTGCCCAGAAAGACATAGTTGATTTAATAGCAACAGTTTATAATTTTAGAAAAGACAGAATACAATTTTTTATAACCACACATAGTCCTTATATTCTGACTGCATTTAATAATTTACTACAAGCAGGGATGTTAGCTAAAGCTGCCCAGAAGGAGCAGTTAAAACGAATCACAAAAATTGTGCCTGAGTCTCGTTTCTTAAATCCTGATGAAATGGCTGTCTATAGTTTATCCAATGGGACTTGTAATAATATAATTTCTTCAGAAACAGGACTAATTGAGGCTGAAGTTATTGATTCTGTGTCTCAGGATTTAGCTATTCAATTTGACAATTTGCTGGAGATAGAATAG